The stretch of DNA TTATATTTATTTTTTGGACAGTCAGCTGTTCGATATTCCGTTTATTCATTTCCTTATATTCTTCCTGCCAAATTTTTTTTTCTTCGTTTAAGTCTATAATCTTTTGTTGCTGTATCCGTAATAATTCTGTGTTTTCTTCCTGCCATACCCCGTAAATATATAAAAAGATACACCAGCTTATTGCACCGCCTACTGCGGCACCTGCAAAAAAACGCTGCCAGGAGGGTCTTCGATAATAGGGTGGAATCCTCATGATGAAATATGCTCCTGTGTTAACCAATTGATAATTAGGGCACCTGTTTGCGCACCACCTAATGCGGAGAGAATTAATAAAAATTGTTTAAAAATATCTTTAGTATCTGCATTAAACAAACCTCTTTCGAAAGTATAAACCGTATCGAATGTACCTCCTATTGCTGCTACGATTGCCCAAATTCTGAGTGCTGCAGATAATCGATAGACGGTTGTTAATGGAGGTTGACCCGTTAAAAAAGAAGCAATTCCGCCAATAAGTGCCCCCCCAAGTACAACTCCTAAAGCAATAAAGTAGCTTTCAATAAATGTAGGAAAAAACCCAATTTCTTTCATCCCTTCAACCGCCTCTTTACATTATAAAGACCTATATTTCATTTATATGGACAAGTATGTGCATTTATGTTTTTTGATTACTTTAATGATAACAATGAGAACATATTTTCTTTTTTTAAGATTAAGTTTTATAATAATTAATAGATTAAGTTAAGGAACGGTGTAGTATTATGTCTTTTATTCACCTTCACGTATATAGTGCCTATAGTTTGTTGACGAGTACAGCTTCTGTCCCAGAGTTAATTAACACTGCACATAAAAAAGGGTTTACTGCGCTAGCTTTAACCGATCGAAATGTGATGTACGGTGCTATTGAGTTTTATAAAATATGTAAGAAGAAAAATGTAAAACCAATAATGGGATTAACTGTAGATGTGGAAAGTGAAATCACAACGAACGAATCCTATCCTCTCGTTTTACTTGCAGAAAATGAGATAGGCTTTAAAAATCTCTTGAAAATATCCAGTGCGGTTCAAACAAAATCCAATCACGGAATCCCGCAAAAATGGCTAAAACATTATGCGGAAGGGATTATTGCCTTAACACCTGGAACAGAGGGTGAAATTGAACAATCAATCATTAATGGGAACGTTGAATCGGCTAGGAATCTAACTAAAAAATTAGCTGCCATCTTTGGTAATGGGAACTTTTTTCTCTCCATCCAGAATCATGAGCTAGAGCAAGAAGCTGTAGTTAACAACCAATTGAGACAAATAAGTAACGAGTTAAACATTCCTCTTGTTGCGACCAATCATGTACATTACTTAGAAAAAGAGGATATGTTTGCCCACGAATGCCTGTTAGCTATTAAAAACGGAGATAAGCTACAAGACGATCATCGGGATAAATTAGAAGGTGACCAATATTATTTGAAAACGGCAGCGGAAATGGTCAATACCTTTTCTGAAATACCTGAAGCTTTGGAGAATACACTGCACATTGCCAATCGGTGTAATGTAAACATTGAACTAAACAAAACCTACCTACCTTCATTTCCAACAGAAAACAATCTGCCAGCAGATGAATATTTAGAAATGTTATGTAAGAAAGGATTAAGCGAGCGGTTCTCTTCACCTGAAAAGGGTTATTTTGAACGGCTAGCCTATGAACTTTCCGTTATTAAACGGATGAATTTTAGCAATTACTTTTTAATTGTTTGGGATTTTATGAGGTATGCCCGGGAAAATGGAATTCTAACAGGCCCGGGAAGGGGCTCAGCTGCTGGTTCACTTGTTGCTTATGTCTTGTACATTACCGATGTGGATCCAATCGAACATAAGCTTCTTTTTGAACGGTTCTTAAACCCTGAACGAATTTCCATGCCTGATATTGATATCGATTTTCCCGATCATCGTCGTGACGAAGTCATTGAATATGTTGCCGAGAAGTATGGAAAGCTGCATGTTGCTCAGATTGTTACCTTTGGAACGCTCGCTGCAAAAGCGGCGCTGCGAGATGTAGGCAGGGTTTTTGGGTTGAATTCAAAAGAATTAGAGCAGTTGTCCAGATTTATTCCATCCCGGTTAGGAATAGACTTAAAATCTGCCTATAAAGAATCTGAACCATTTAGAAGGTTTATCAATGAAAGCCCAATGAACCAAAAGCTTTTTCATGTTGCTGTGAAGCTTGAGGGGCTTCCTCGCCACACATCCACACATGCGGCAGGTGTGGTCATTAGCGAGAAACCGCTAATAGATTTGGTTCCTATTCAACAAGGCTCGTCTGATGTTTATTTAACACAATACTCAATGGAATACCTTGAGGAAATCGGCCTGCTTAAGATGGACTTTCTAGGTTTACGAAATTTAACTTTAATTGAATCAATTTTGTCCTCTATCTATCGCAGCACCAAACGAAGAATCAATATAGGTTCCATTCCGCTACATGACCCCGAGACCTTTCAATTATTAGCAAGGGGTGAGACAACTGGGATTTTTCAACTAGAATCAGAAGGGATGAGGAAGGTATTAACTCGTCTAAAGCCATCCAGGTTTGAAGATATTGTTGCGGTTAATGCATTATACCGTCCTGGTCCAATGGAAAATATTCCACTATTTATTGAACGTAAACATGGCGATAAAACCGTAGAATATCCCCATCCAAATTTGAAGCCGATCCTTGAGAATACGTATGGTGTCATTGTGTACCAAGAACAAATCATGCAGATTGCCTCCATAATGGCGGGATTCTCGCTAGGGGAAGCAGATCTTTTAAGAAGAGCAGTTGGGAAAAAGCAAAAAGAGGTCCTAGACGAAGAGAGAAATCATTTTGTTCAAGGAGCACTTCAAAAGGGATATAATCAGTCCCTTGCAAATGAGATATACGATTTGATTGTTCGATTTGCCAATTATGGATTTAACAGAAGCCATGCGGTTGCCTACAGTATGATTGCCTACCAGTTAGCCTATTTAAAAGCAAACTATCCATTGTTTTTTATGGCAGGTCTGCTTACTTCTGCTATTGGTAATGAATCAAAAATAGCCCAATACATTATGGAGACAAAACAAAAAGAAATGACCATTCTGCCTCCCTCCATTAATTATAGCGTCTTCTCCTTCCAAGTAGAAAAAGGGGGAATTCGTTATAGTCTGGCAGCTATTAAAGGTGTAGGAGCAGCCGCCTTAAAGGAAATCTTTCAAGCAAGAAAGAAGAAAAAATTTGATGACCTTTTCGATTTTTGTATACGAGTTTCTTCAAAAGTCATTAATCGAAAAACACTAGAATATCTTGTTCACTCAGGCTGCTTTGATGAGTTTGGTGAGGACCGTGCAGTTCTTCTCGCTAGTTTAGATGTAGCAATCGAACATGCGCAAATTTTTAAACCTGATGATTCAAGCCAATTTGACTTGTTTGAAGATGAGTTCATGCTTAAGCCAAAATATGTTCTAGTTGATTCTATTAATCTGGAGCATAAATTGTCCTTTGAGAAAGAGGCACTTGGCTTTTACCTTTCTGATCATCCAATCTCGCTTTATGAAAAAGAGCTTAAGCGACGAGGAGCCACGGTATTATTTCATTTAAGAAATGATGATAAAAAGGTTTCATCTGGCGTGTATATTTCAGCAATGAAGGCGATTCGGACGAAAAAAGGAGATTCGATGGCCTTTTTAACTGTTAGTGATGGAAGCGGTGAAATGGAAGCCGTTATATTCCCAAATGTATATAAAAAGTACCAAGCCTTTTTAGGACAAGGGAATTTTGTATTAATTGAAGGGAAAATGGAGGAACGAGAAGGGAAGTTGCAATTTATTATTCAACAAGTGTTTGATCTAGATCAATGGTTACAAACACAGTCGGTAAAGCAGCCAATATTATATTTGAAAATTTCTGCAGAATTACAAGATGAGAACATTTTAAATAAAATAAAACTGCTTTTGACGGAATATAAAGGGGAAGCTTCCGTTATTTTACATGATGAAACGACTCGTAAAACCGTTAAATTAGGTGCAGAAAATCAGGTTCAGCCAACCCCAGAATTACAGCAAAAATTAAGAATGATCCTTGGGGAAAAAAATGTAGTACTGAGAGATTAATCTTTACAACTATGGTAGATATGTTATAGTGATAATGAGACGAGTGTGGTCTGACCACTATTGTTGGACTTAAATTTAGCAAAGTTATTATTCTATTGTAATCATTTAAGGGGTGACATATCTTGACTTTACGTGAAGAAGCATTGCATATGCATCGAATTAATAAAGGTAAATTAGAGTCGAAGTCCAAAGTTCCTGTGCGGAATGCTCATGATTTAAGTTTAGCTTATTCTCCAGGTGTGGCAGAGCCATGTAAAGATATTTATGAAAAACCAGAGATGGTTTACGAATATACCATGAAAGGAAACATGGTTGCTGTTGTTTCCGATGGTACTGCAGTGTTAGGTCTTGGAAATATTGGACCTGAAGCAGCCTTGCCTGTAATGGAAGGGAAAGCAGTATTGTTTAAAAGCTTTGCTGGTGTAGATGCCTTTCCAATCTGTTTAAATACAACGGATGTGGATAAGATTGTTGAAACGGTTAAGCTGCTTGAACCGACCTTTGGGGGCGTAAATCTTGAAGATATCGCTGCGCCAAATTGTTTTGTTATCGAAGAAAGACTAAAAAAAGAAGCCAATATTCCTATTTTCCATGATGATCAGCATGGTACAGCCATTGTTACTGTGGCTGGCCTCGTTAATGCACTAAAATTAGTTGGCAAGAAGATGACTGAAATTAAAGTAGTCGCAAACGGTGCTGGTGCTGCAGGGATTGCGATTATTAAACTACTATATAGCTATGGTGTAAGAGACATTATCATGTGTGATACAAAGGGAGCCATTTACGAAGGACGCCCACAGGGAATGAATGTAGTAAAAGCAGAAGTAGCAAAGTATACCAACCGGGATAGCTTATCAGGCAGCCTTGCAGATGTTATTAAAGGCGCGGATGTATTTATTGGTGTATCTGTAGCAGGCGCTTTAACCAAGGATATGGTCGCTTCCATGAACCCTGATTCCATTATTTTTGCCATGGCTAATCCAGTACCAGAAATTATGCCGGATGAAGCAAAAGAAGCCGGAGCAAAAGTAGTTGGGACAGGCCGTTCTGATTTTCCAAACCAAGTAAACAATGTACTTGCTTTCCCTGGTATTTTCCGTGGAGCCCTTGATGTTCGTGCTACACATATAAATGAAAAAATGAAAGTGGCTGCTGTTGAAGCGATTGCGAACTTAATCAATGAGGACGAGCTAAATGCAGATTATGTGATTCCAGCACCTTTCGACCCAAGAGTTGCCCCTGATGTAGCAGCTGCGGTAGCGAAAGCGGCAATGGAAACAGGTGTTGCCCGCCTAAAGGTTGACCCAGAAGATGTAAAAGAAAAAACACAGAGGCTCGCTATTATCGGTAAAAGTGAGTGATCAAGTAAGTGACGAATACAAAAGTATATATAGAGATTGTAAAGCATCTTAGAGAAATGATTACAATGGATGGTCTAAAGACTGGAGATAAAATACCTTCTGAACGTGAATTGTCTGAGCGCCTGAATTTCGGGCGCTCTTCCGTTCGAGAAGCCCTTCGTGCATTGGAATTACTTGGATTAATTGAAACACGTAGAGGCGAAGGGACTTTTATTCGAGATTTTCGCGGACATCAGCTAGTACAGCTCCTCAGCACATTCATTCTGCAGGATGAGAAAGCGATACGAGATGTTTATGAGACAAAAAATTATATTGAGATGGACTGTCTCCGATTAGCAATTCAGCGAATGGACATTCAAACGATTGATCATTTGAGAGAATGGGTAAAAAAATCAAATCGTGTACAGGATGATGAGTTTTTTTATCGAATCATAGAAATGGCTGATAACCATCTATTTTTAAGATTGTGGGGAATATTAAAGGAATATTATTATTCTTTAGATTTTCCACATAGGGACTATAAGAAAGAAAACTATTTATTAATACTTGAAGCATTAGCTACAAAAGATGAAGCAAAAACAGTTGCTGCTTATTATGAGCTTCGAAATTTGTCATGTTTTAACGACAAAAACTAACAGATTTTGAATTCTTTTTATTTTATAGTGAAAGTAATACAAGCCCTCTTATCAAGGGTATTTTTTACTGGATGGTGGTCTGACCACTTTTAGTAGATAGGTATGAAGTTGAAGTAGTATAGAAAGACTTCTAGGGTAGCATTAGATGGAGAATCTTGCTAAATGGCAGGAGCGTTCACAAGGGAGGTTTCATTTTGGCGCTTAAAGATCTTTTTTCAAAAAATCACACAAAGAAGAAGAAATATGCAACAATTCCAACAGAAACAGCTAAAAATGACGTACCTGAAGGGATTATGACAAAGTGTACTTCATGTAAAAAAATCATGTACACAAAGGAACTAGTAAAAAACTATAAGGTTTGTTTACATTGTGGTTTTCATTTTCAAATGAATTCATATGAGCGGATTGACAGCTTTTTAGATGAAGGAAGTTTTGAGGAAATTAATGAGGACATGATTTCTGAAAACCCACTTGGTTTCCCAGATTATCTGGAGAAGCTAGAAAAAGACCGACAAAAAAGTAAATTGAACGAGGCTGTTGTAACAGGTGTAGGAGCCGTAAACGGCAAAAAAATAGTTTTGGCGATAATGGATGCCTCTTTCCGCATGGGAAGTATGGGATCTGTCGTGGGTGAAAAAATTACACGTGCAATTGAGAAAGCAGATGAACTCTCCCTGCCTTTTATTATTTTTACCGCTTCGGGTGGTGCCAGAATGCAGGAGGGTGCATTGAGTTTAATGCAAATGGCAAAAACAAGTGTCGCGTTAAAGCGGTTTAGTGAA from Bacillus sp. SLBN-46 encodes:
- the ytrI gene encoding sporulation membrane protein YtrI, which codes for MRIPPYYRRPSWQRFFAGAAVGGAISWCIFLYIYGVWQEENTELLRIQQQKIIDLNEEKKIWQEEYKEMNKRNIEQLTVQKINIKITNWEKYKLDLLSVSETEDSVKDDISMMLAKDLDTVYKSKDLLKKIIENKPIKINDKRYKLKVKEMVIYTNLSIQLEIQFE
- a CDS encoding YtrH family sporulation protein, yielding MKEIGFFPTFIESYFIALGVVLGGALIGGIASFLTGQPPLTTVYRLSAALRIWAIVAAIGGTFDTVYTFERGLFNADTKDIFKQFLLILSALGGAQTGALIINWLTQEHISS
- the dnaE gene encoding DNA polymerase III subunit alpha, with the protein product MSFIHLHVYSAYSLLTSTASVPELINTAHKKGFTALALTDRNVMYGAIEFYKICKKKNVKPIMGLTVDVESEITTNESYPLVLLAENEIGFKNLLKISSAVQTKSNHGIPQKWLKHYAEGIIALTPGTEGEIEQSIINGNVESARNLTKKLAAIFGNGNFFLSIQNHELEQEAVVNNQLRQISNELNIPLVATNHVHYLEKEDMFAHECLLAIKNGDKLQDDHRDKLEGDQYYLKTAAEMVNTFSEIPEALENTLHIANRCNVNIELNKTYLPSFPTENNLPADEYLEMLCKKGLSERFSSPEKGYFERLAYELSVIKRMNFSNYFLIVWDFMRYARENGILTGPGRGSAAGSLVAYVLYITDVDPIEHKLLFERFLNPERISMPDIDIDFPDHRRDEVIEYVAEKYGKLHVAQIVTFGTLAAKAALRDVGRVFGLNSKELEQLSRFIPSRLGIDLKSAYKESEPFRRFINESPMNQKLFHVAVKLEGLPRHTSTHAAGVVISEKPLIDLVPIQQGSSDVYLTQYSMEYLEEIGLLKMDFLGLRNLTLIESILSSIYRSTKRRINIGSIPLHDPETFQLLARGETTGIFQLESEGMRKVLTRLKPSRFEDIVAVNALYRPGPMENIPLFIERKHGDKTVEYPHPNLKPILENTYGVIVYQEQIMQIASIMAGFSLGEADLLRRAVGKKQKEVLDEERNHFVQGALQKGYNQSLANEIYDLIVRFANYGFNRSHAVAYSMIAYQLAYLKANYPLFFMAGLLTSAIGNESKIAQYIMETKQKEMTILPPSINYSVFSFQVEKGGIRYSLAAIKGVGAAALKEIFQARKKKKFDDLFDFCIRVSSKVINRKTLEYLVHSGCFDEFGEDRAVLLASLDVAIEHAQIFKPDDSSQFDLFEDEFMLKPKYVLVDSINLEHKLSFEKEALGFYLSDHPISLYEKELKRRGATVLFHLRNDDKKVSSGVYISAMKAIRTKKGDSMAFLTVSDGSGEMEAVIFPNVYKKYQAFLGQGNFVLIEGKMEEREGKLQFIIQQVFDLDQWLQTQSVKQPILYLKISAELQDENILNKIKLLLTEYKGEASVILHDETTRKTVKLGAENQVQPTPELQQKLRMILGEKNVVLRD
- a CDS encoding malic enzyme-like NAD(P)-binding protein; the encoded protein is MTLREEALHMHRINKGKLESKSKVPVRNAHDLSLAYSPGVAEPCKDIYEKPEMVYEYTMKGNMVAVVSDGTAVLGLGNIGPEAALPVMEGKAVLFKSFAGVDAFPICLNTTDVDKIVETVKLLEPTFGGVNLEDIAAPNCFVIEERLKKEANIPIFHDDQHGTAIVTVAGLVNALKLVGKKMTEIKVVANGAGAAGIAIIKLLYSYGVRDIIMCDTKGAIYEGRPQGMNVVKAEVAKYTNRDSLSGSLADVIKGADVFIGVSVAGALTKDMVASMNPDSIIFAMANPVPEIMPDEAKEAGAKVVGTGRSDFPNQVNNVLAFPGIFRGALDVRATHINEKMKVAAVEAIANLINEDELNADYVIPAPFDPRVAPDVAAAVAKAAMETGVARLKVDPEDVKEKTQRLAIIGKSE
- a CDS encoding FadR/GntR family transcriptional regulator translates to MTNTKVYIEIVKHLREMITMDGLKTGDKIPSERELSERLNFGRSSVREALRALELLGLIETRRGEGTFIRDFRGHQLVQLLSTFILQDEKAIRDVYETKNYIEMDCLRLAIQRMDIQTIDHLREWVKKSNRVQDDEFFYRIIEMADNHLFLRLWGILKEYYYSLDFPHRDYKKENYLLILEALATKDEAKTVAAYYELRNLSCFNDKN
- the accD gene encoding acetyl-CoA carboxylase, carboxyltransferase subunit beta → MALKDLFSKNHTKKKKYATIPTETAKNDVPEGIMTKCTSCKKIMYTKELVKNYKVCLHCGFHFQMNSYERIDSFLDEGSFEEINEDMISENPLGFPDYLEKLEKDRQKSKLNEAVVTGVGAVNGKKIVLAIMDASFRMGSMGSVVGEKITRAIEKADELSLPFIIFTASGGARMQEGALSLMQMAKTSVALKRFSENGGLIISIMTHPTTGGVSASFASLGDFNFAEPGALIAFAGRRVIEQSIREELPEDFQTAEFLLKHGQLDAIISREDLVEKITNILEIHQPGGELEW